One Desulfobulbus propionicus DSM 2032 DNA segment encodes these proteins:
- a CDS encoding glycosyltransferase translates to MRIVIDMQGAQAENRFRGIGRYTLALAKEITLNCKENEVILALNGRFEDSITSIREAFYGLLPQENIRVWYPCGTVNHINAANDRFRRISELIYEAFLFSLNPSIILISSLFEGLVDDAITSVRRFNQSIPIATILYDLIPFIYRKPYLENAVVERWYENKLMHLRRTDLQLAISESSRQESIEHLGTPGEQVVNISTAADSQFLPMCIKPKKEAGLRQRYGIHKPYVLYTGGIDHRKNIDGLIRAYARLAAPIRKSHQLAVVCSIQPAERKRLHLLTSQQGLTAEEVVFTGYVPEEDLLALYNLCKAFVFPSWHEGFGLPALEAMSCGRAVIASNRSSLPEVISRKDALFDPFDDEAIANKLHQVLVDKGFRHSLEQHGIKQAKRFSWDKSAKLAIEALERCVASHATDRTVRALPRHRPRLAYVSPLPPERSGISDYSAELLPELARFYDIDVILAQEVVSPPWIKANCPQRSIQWFFANATQFDRVLYHFGNSSFHQHMFALLREIPGVVVLHDFYLSGIIAHMDYHGLSPGMWSQSLYSSHGYAALQHRFIEPDLAKVVWRYPCNHAVLQDAQGVIIHSENSRRLAQQWYGENTGSDWAHIPLLRIAVKTTVAKRNTARRVLGLGQDQYIVCSFGMMGPSKLNHRVLDAWLSSPLAEDDQCILIFVGENDAGEYGTTLRDKIARSDDSKERIRITGWTDASLFRQYLHAADVGVQLRTLSRGETSAAVLDCMNYGLATIVNANGSMADLPANAVWKLPDEFTDEQLAQALVTLRENSDQRYTLGISAQEMIQTCHAPRACATSYYAAIENFHNLSSAGLTALVRAIATLDGPHLSDEHLRRAAEAIDRSIVPRSAQAQLFVDISELVQRDARSGIQRVVRSILQEWLRTPPRGYRIEPVYATPDNPGYRYARQFTLDFLDCPSDLLDDDPICYHAGDVFLGLDFQPLVVPAQQNFYQTMRRAGVTVKFIVYDLLLLLLPHCFINGGSQLLQTWLKVVAQSDGAICISESVANDLQTWLEQNAKARQLPFDVDWFHLGADISGSVPTQGVPDNAAQVLRHMQEYHTFLMVGTIEPRKGYAQVLTAFEQLWMNGHQFNLAIVGKQGWMVESLVEQLRTHPENGKRLFWLEGISDEYLEKLYAVSACLIAASFGEGFGLPLIEAAKRKLPIIARDIPVFREVAGEHAYYFNDTPQENLSQAILNWLKLYKTSDHPKSCSMPWFTWKESASRLASLCLPRNLS, encoded by the coding sequence ATGCGTATTGTAATCGATATGCAGGGTGCGCAAGCAGAAAATCGTTTTCGCGGTATCGGTCGCTACACGCTGGCATTGGCCAAAGAGATTACCCTTAACTGTAAAGAAAATGAAGTTATTCTGGCGTTAAACGGGCGATTCGAAGATAGTATCACTTCAATTCGAGAAGCATTTTACGGCCTGCTGCCGCAGGAAAACATCCGTGTTTGGTATCCCTGTGGGACCGTCAACCACATAAACGCGGCAAACGACCGATTTCGAAGGATTTCTGAGTTGATTTACGAGGCGTTTCTTTTCAGTCTAAATCCTTCGATTATCCTCATCTCAAGTTTGTTTGAGGGATTGGTGGATGATGCTATTACTAGTGTGAGACGTTTCAATCAATCCATCCCTATCGCCACAATACTGTACGATTTAATTCCATTTATTTATCGAAAACCCTACCTGGAAAATGCCGTCGTTGAGCGTTGGTATGAAAACAAGCTTATGCACTTGCGCCGAACTGATTTGCAATTGGCTATTTCAGAATCAAGCCGACAAGAAAGCATCGAGCATCTGGGCACACCAGGCGAGCAAGTGGTCAACATATCCACTGCTGCGGACTCCCAGTTTCTCCCAATGTGCATTAAACCAAAAAAAGAAGCAGGCTTACGGCAACGGTACGGCATCCATAAACCTTATGTGTTGTATACAGGAGGCATCGATCACCGAAAAAACATTGACGGCCTAATTCGAGCCTATGCAAGACTTGCCGCGCCAATCCGCAAGTCACATCAACTTGCCGTAGTGTGTTCAATCCAGCCGGCGGAACGCAAACGCTTACACCTTTTAACATCTCAACAAGGTCTAACTGCCGAAGAAGTTGTCTTCACGGGGTACGTGCCGGAGGAAGACTTGCTTGCACTTTATAATTTATGCAAAGCGTTCGTCTTTCCCTCGTGGCACGAGGGCTTTGGGCTCCCAGCACTTGAAGCCATGTCTTGCGGCCGGGCCGTCATCGCTTCCAATCGCTCCAGTCTGCCTGAGGTTATTAGCCGGAAGGATGCATTGTTTGACCCCTTTGACGACGAGGCGATTGCCAACAAACTCCACCAAGTTTTAGTTGACAAAGGATTCAGACACTCACTGGAACAGCACGGTATTAAACAAGCAAAACGGTTTTCCTGGGACAAAAGTGCAAAATTGGCTATTGAAGCTCTGGAACGTTGTGTTGCCAGCCATGCAACGGACCGTACTGTACGAGCTCTCCCACGTCATCGCCCACGCCTTGCTTATGTTTCGCCCTTGCCTCCGGAACGTAGCGGTATTTCCGATTACAGCGCAGAGTTGCTGCCCGAACTTGCTCGATTTTACGACATTGATGTCATCCTCGCGCAAGAGGTAGTTTCACCCCCATGGATCAAGGCAAATTGTCCTCAACGCAGTATCCAATGGTTCTTCGCCAACGCAACCCAATTCGACAGGGTTCTTTACCACTTTGGTAACTCAAGCTTTCATCAGCACATGTTTGCCCTGCTTAGGGAGATTCCTGGGGTTGTAGTTCTGCATGATTTCTATCTCTCCGGAATCATCGCGCACATGGATTATCACGGTCTTTCACCAGGAATGTGGAGTCAATCTCTCTATTCGAGTCATGGCTATGCGGCCCTCCAGCACAGGTTTATCGAGCCTGACCTTGCCAAGGTAGTGTGGAGATATCCTTGCAATCACGCCGTACTGCAAGATGCTCAAGGTGTTATTATTCATTCCGAGAATTCACGTCGTTTGGCGCAGCAGTGGTACGGCGAAAACACTGGTAGTGATTGGGCCCACATACCGCTATTGCGCATAGCTGTAAAAACCACTGTTGCGAAGCGCAATACTGCCCGCCGAGTTTTAGGCCTGGGGCAGGATCAATATATTGTATGTAGTTTTGGAATGATGGGTCCCAGCAAACTCAATCATAGAGTGCTGGACGCTTGGCTCAGTTCGCCCTTGGCGGAAGATGATCAATGCATCTTGATCTTTGTCGGGGAAAATGATGCTGGTGAGTACGGCACAACCCTACGTGATAAGATCGCTAGAAGCGATGATAGCAAGGAACGTATCCGCATCACGGGGTGGACAGATGCATCTTTGTTTCGCCAGTACCTTCATGCCGCTGATGTCGGAGTGCAGTTACGCACGCTTTCCCGTGGGGAAACCTCCGCAGCAGTTCTTGATTGCATGAATTACGGCTTGGCCACCATTGTTAATGCCAACGGCAGCATGGCTGACTTGCCAGCAAATGCAGTCTGGAAACTGCCTGACGAATTCACTGACGAACAATTAGCCCAAGCGCTTGTCACGCTCCGTGAGAACTCCGATCAGCGCTACACCCTTGGAATTTCTGCACAAGAAATGATTCAAACCTGTCATGCGCCGCGAGCCTGTGCTACCAGTTATTACGCAGCAATTGAAAATTTCCACAATTTATCATCTGCTGGTTTAACAGCGTTGGTACGCGCAATCGCTACCCTTGATGGCCCTCACCTTAGCGACGAGCACCTCCGGAGGGCAGCGGAGGCGATCGACCGTTCTATTGTCCCCCGTTCGGCGCAAGCGCAACTGTTTGTCGACATTTCCGAACTTGTTCAGCGAGACGCTCGTAGCGGCATTCAGCGTGTCGTGCGCTCTATCCTGCAGGAGTGGTTGCGAACCCCCCCACGGGGATATCGCATCGAACCGGTCTATGCCACTCCAGACAACCCCGGCTATCGATATGCCCGTCAATTCACCTTGGATTTCTTAGACTGCCCAAGCGATTTATTGGATGACGATCCCATCTGCTATCACGCGGGTGATGTTTTCCTCGGTTTAGATTTCCAACCTTTGGTCGTTCCCGCTCAGCAGAACTTCTACCAGACCATGCGACGTGCTGGCGTCACTGTCAAATTTATCGTCTACGATCTGCTGCTTCTGTTGTTGCCCCATTGTTTTATTAATGGTGGTTCTCAGTTGTTGCAAACGTGGCTGAAAGTCGTTGCACAAAGTGATGGGGCAATATGTATTTCCGAGTCTGTTGCCAACGATTTACAGACGTGGCTTGAACAGAATGCTAAGGCACGACAATTGCCCTTTGACGTTGACTGGTTTCACCTTGGCGCGGATATCAGCGGTTCCGTACCCACCCAAGGGGTGCCGGACAACGCTGCACAGGTACTGCGGCACATGCAAGAGTACCACACCTTTCTGATGGTCGGTACCATCGAACCCAGAAAAGGGTATGCACAGGTGCTTACGGCCTTTGAGCAACTCTGGATGAATGGCCACCAGTTCAATCTTGCCATTGTCGGTAAACAGGGCTGGATGGTGGAGTCTTTGGTTGAACAACTTCGTACTCACCCGGAAAATGGCAAGCGCCTTTTCTGGCTGGAAGGTATCAGCGATGAATACTTGGAGAAATTATATGCGGTCAGCGCCTGCCTCATCGCGGCTTCTTTTGGCGAAGGTTTTGGTCTACCGCTGATCGAAGCCGCTAAGCGTAAATTGCCAATTATTGCAAGAGATATCCCAGTATTCCGAGAAGTTGCTGGTGAGCATGCCTATTATTTCAATGACACCCCCCAAGAAAATCTCTCCCAAGCTATCCTCAATTGGCTCAAACTTTACAAAACGAGCGATCATCCCAAATCATGCAGTATGCCATGGTTTACTTGGAAGGAAAGCGCGTCGAGGTTGGCCAGTTTGTGCCTGCCACGAAATTTGAGTTAA
- a CDS encoding mannose-1-phosphate guanylyltransferase/mannose-6-phosphate isomerase, with product MLIPLILSGGAGTRLWPVSRQGHPKPFMQLTDGQSLLLKTYLRAAAVAQGGQILTATNRDYFFMSKDELTKARVGDVECRNTFLLEPFGRNTAAAIIMSAFMVAEQFDRDACLLVLPADHLVQRQEAFAEAVQNAEILARQGRLVTFGIVPSMPETGFGYIEAGPNIPPGRSVLRFVEKPDVETAQKYVSSGNFYWNSGMFCFLAGTVLNEFALHAPDIFQTAQACWQELRHTTKADANMLEIPAKHFEQFPDISVDYALLERSANIAVLPADIGWSDIGSWSAVSQLIKADADNNRGIGECLFVDSHNIFAQSEERLIATVGVDDLIIVDTADALLIVPPDKAQDVKKVVTLLKKQNHDAYKLHRTVFRPWGSYTVLEEGPRFKIKRIEVKPGASLSLQMHHHRSEHWIVVNGMAKVTNGDQELLVGANESTYIPAGCSHRLENPGILNLVMIEVQSGEYLGEDDIVRLSDKYGRCQ from the coding sequence AACACGCCTTTGGCCGGTTTCCCGCCAAGGGCACCCCAAACCTTTTATGCAGTTGACCGATGGGCAAAGCCTGCTCCTAAAGACCTACCTGCGTGCCGCGGCAGTCGCCCAGGGTGGGCAGATTCTGACAGCCACAAATCGCGACTATTTTTTCATGAGCAAGGACGAATTAACCAAGGCGCGGGTGGGTGACGTTGAATGTCGCAACACCTTTCTGCTGGAGCCTTTTGGTCGCAATACGGCCGCAGCGATCATTATGTCCGCATTCATGGTTGCTGAGCAATTTGATCGCGATGCTTGCCTCTTGGTCCTGCCCGCTGACCACTTGGTTCAACGGCAAGAAGCCTTTGCCGAGGCAGTGCAAAATGCTGAAATTTTAGCCCGACAAGGACGCCTGGTAACCTTCGGCATCGTCCCCTCCATGCCGGAAACAGGATTTGGATACATTGAAGCCGGTCCGAACATTCCACCGGGCAGGTCCGTTCTACGTTTTGTGGAAAAACCTGATGTAGAAACCGCGCAAAAATACGTCTCGTCTGGAAATTTTTATTGGAATTCCGGAATGTTTTGTTTTTTAGCGGGTACTGTGCTCAACGAATTTGCCCTGCATGCGCCGGACATTTTCCAAACTGCCCAAGCCTGTTGGCAAGAGCTGCGACACACCACAAAAGCCGATGCGAACATGCTTGAGATCCCTGCCAAACATTTCGAACAGTTCCCCGACATCTCGGTGGATTATGCCTTACTGGAACGCTCAGCGAACATTGCCGTCTTGCCGGCCGACATTGGCTGGAGCGACATCGGTTCCTGGAGCGCGGTCAGCCAGCTGATAAAAGCTGATGCCGACAACAACCGCGGGATCGGTGAATGCCTCTTTGTCGACAGCCACAATATCTTTGCGCAAAGCGAAGAACGCCTGATCGCTACGGTCGGGGTCGACGACTTAATCATTGTCGATACGGCCGACGCTCTCCTGATCGTTCCCCCGGACAAGGCGCAGGACGTGAAAAAAGTGGTTACCCTGCTAAAAAAACAGAACCACGACGCCTACAAACTGCACCGGACCGTTTTTCGTCCTTGGGGGAGCTACACTGTCCTCGAGGAGGGGCCACGGTTCAAGATCAAACGAATCGAGGTCAAGCCGGGTGCTAGTCTCAGCCTGCAGATGCACCACCATCGCAGCGAACACTGGATTGTCGTCAACGGCATGGCAAAGGTAACCAATGGTGATCAGGAACTGCTGGTCGGTGCCAATGAATCTACCTACATTCCAGCCGGCTGTTCGCATCGGCTTGAAAATCCAGGTATTCTTAATCTGGTCATGATTGAAGTCCAGAGCGGCGAGTATCTCGGTGAAGACGACATCGTCCGCCTGAGTGACAAGTACGGACGATGCCAATGA
- a CDS encoding methyltransferase domain-containing protein: protein MLNEILKAYQTCTYDFRVHACAEDPLIDFFDEWVAYYRMKWAIARALAPSNILEIGVRYGYSARAFLEGSPKAKLIGIDADLPAFGGQPGAVDWAEQSLTAQFNVSIIKMNSQNLQRLPGDTFDLIHVDGQQDGDGTFHDLDLASMQARYILVDGYHWTRDNFQAVNEWLWLNKAAVESTIAIPSYAGELLIRTKDTNLVSFAPAGSPSLASAYTTDYYLNDCGGYKEWRCSKGERIDPRLQAVAHVGMTLCIPHRVVDLGAGRGELTRFFAQQGAKVTSIDYSTDAVQLIKKTLDTEGRTNVNIVCGSVLDLNVYDENYDLAVASDIVEHLSPIEDDLLYKIISKKLKKNLGSLVVHSAPNLWWYRYGHPEEQKAAKKIGCWLPRIRRTWYERLMHINEQNPRVLKRQLSRHFPYVVLWFADFQSMGGSLIRHFRIADFRRATSLFAVASHQPINTKKIAMLFSMPPLSEEDALSLSLQVVKTPKQVKPLEEFFVPVRVTYFGENWLTSYGKHPIHLSYHWADEADTIVVFDGLRTPLQVPVRPDQETRCTVRVKAPERPGKFFLRVLPVQEMVRWHDKANSFVQEIEVKKL, encoded by the coding sequence ATGCTAAACGAAATACTCAAAGCTTATCAGACCTGCACCTATGATTTTCGCGTTCATGCCTGCGCAGAAGATCCCTTGATTGATTTTTTCGATGAATGGGTTGCCTATTATCGAATGAAATGGGCTATTGCTAGGGCGCTAGCACCATCAAATATTCTAGAGATTGGCGTTCGTTATGGATACTCCGCGCGTGCTTTTTTAGAGGGAAGTCCGAAAGCTAAATTGATAGGTATTGACGCGGATTTACCTGCCTTTGGTGGCCAACCAGGTGCTGTAGATTGGGCAGAACAATCTCTCACCGCACAGTTCAACGTCAGTATCATCAAGATGAACAGTCAAAATCTGCAAAGATTGCCCGGAGACACTTTTGATTTGATACATGTCGATGGCCAACAAGACGGAGATGGGACATTCCATGATCTTGATTTAGCCTCAATGCAAGCGCGTTACATTCTCGTGGATGGGTACCACTGGACACGCGACAATTTCCAGGCTGTCAATGAATGGCTTTGGCTAAACAAAGCGGCTGTCGAATCGACCATCGCGATTCCCAGCTATGCCGGTGAATTACTAATCCGAACAAAAGATACAAACCTAGTCTCATTTGCTCCTGCAGGTAGCCCATCTCTCGCGTCCGCCTACACGACAGACTATTACCTTAATGACTGTGGAGGGTATAAAGAGTGGCGTTGCAGTAAAGGAGAAAGAATAGACCCTCGCTTACAGGCTGTCGCTCATGTTGGCATGACACTCTGCATTCCTCACCGTGTCGTCGATCTCGGTGCTGGCCGGGGAGAACTGACACGTTTTTTTGCGCAGCAGGGTGCAAAAGTAACATCTATCGATTATTCCACTGATGCTGTTCAACTGATCAAAAAAACTCTAGACACCGAAGGCCGCACAAATGTTAATATTGTTTGCGGCAGTGTGTTGGATTTGAATGTATATGATGAGAACTACGATCTCGCGGTCGCATCCGACATCGTAGAACATCTGTCCCCCATAGAAGACGATCTTCTGTACAAAATTATCAGTAAAAAACTAAAGAAGAACCTTGGATCTTTAGTCGTTCACTCGGCGCCTAATCTCTGGTGGTATCGTTACGGCCATCCCGAAGAGCAAAAGGCTGCTAAAAAGATAGGGTGCTGGTTGCCACGTATTCGTCGTACCTGGTATGAACGGTTAATGCATATAAACGAGCAGAACCCGCGCGTGCTAAAGCGCCAATTATCCCGTCATTTCCCCTATGTTGTTCTTTGGTTTGCAGATTTCCAGAGCATGGGAGGCAGCTTAATACGGCATTTTCGCATAGCAGATTTTCGCCGCGCCACTAGCCTCTTCGCGGTCGCTTCACATCAACCTATAAACACAAAAAAAATAGCCATGTTATTCTCCATGCCACCTCTTTCAGAAGAGGATGCATTGAGTCTTTCCTTGCAGGTTGTAAAGACACCAAAACAGGTCAAACCATTAGAAGAGTTTTTTGTCCCAGTGCGCGTCACCTACTTTGGAGAGAACTGGCTGACCAGCTATGGTAAGCATCCAATACATTTAAGTTATCATTGGGCAGACGAAGCTGATACCATAGTCGTTTTTGATGGGTTACGTACCCCCCTGCAAGTTCCTGTTCGTCCAGATCAAGAAACGAGATGTACGGTTCGGGTAAAGGCACCCGAGCGTCCTGGGAAGTTTTTTCTCCGTGTTTTACCGGTGCAGGAAATGGTCCGATGGCATGATAAGGCCAATAGTTTTGTACAGGAAATCGAGGTGAAGAAGCTTTAA
- a CDS encoding class I SAM-dependent methyltransferase codes for MEHNFYRAFEEKHRGPRELIKSRLQVYLPFVTPLSRIYEAAEAIDLGCGRGEWLELLNESGFHAYGVDLDEGMLAACQERNLRVAIKDAVEALEELPEASQAAVTAFHVVEHIPFAKLQKLIQEALRVLLPGGLLILETPNPENLAVATKNFYLDPTHRRPIPPELLSFLPVHYGFNRVKIVRLQESPKLAYCETLTVMDVLEGVSPDYAVIAQRVADPFIMQTTAAPFAKDYGIDLKNIAGRYQQYLTARIGMAETTAQTAEQRAQRAETAVQNAEQRVQQAETAAQNAEQRAQRAETAVQNAEQRVQRAETAAQSAEQRAQRAETAVQNAEQRVQQAETAAQSAEQRAQRAETAVQNAEQRVQRAETAAQSAEQRAQRAETAVQNAEQRVQQAEIAVQNAEQRVQRAETAAQSAEQRVQQAETAVQNAEQRVQQAIAIHQAVLNSRSWRTTAPLRWMSTAIRWVGRGSRAWITLAPGSRPRRTARQAAMHLKLYVARRPRLKTLVLRCLEPFPQLKAHLRLLGNHPVRLQHRQNLVDQKPLSDNCQASPLNRQKDGDQKQLSPRACQIYNDLKKAIERWHKEPV; via the coding sequence ATGGAACATAATTTTTACCGAGCCTTTGAAGAAAAGCATCGTGGTCCCCGAGAATTAATCAAATCTCGCTTGCAGGTGTACCTACCTTTTGTAACCCCCTTGTCAAGGATATATGAGGCGGCCGAAGCTATCGATCTAGGTTGCGGTCGGGGTGAATGGCTAGAATTGCTCAACGAATCCGGTTTTCATGCCTACGGGGTTGACTTGGATGAGGGGATGCTTGCCGCCTGCCAAGAGCGAAATCTGCGGGTTGCCATCAAAGATGCTGTCGAGGCCTTAGAGGAATTGCCTGAAGCTAGCCAGGCCGCAGTTACTGCATTTCATGTTGTTGAGCATATACCGTTTGCAAAATTGCAGAAACTGATACAGGAGGCCCTCCGGGTGCTGCTGCCAGGAGGTTTGTTGATCCTTGAAACGCCCAATCCGGAGAATTTGGCCGTCGCAACAAAAAATTTTTATTTAGACCCAACCCATAGGCGCCCCATCCCCCCTGAACTCTTAAGCTTTCTACCAGTGCATTATGGTTTCAACCGAGTAAAAATTGTCCGATTGCAGGAATCCCCTAAACTGGCATATTGTGAAACATTGACTGTCATGGACGTTTTGGAAGGTGTAAGCCCTGATTATGCCGTGATTGCCCAAAGAGTGGCGGATCCGTTCATAATGCAGACAACCGCTGCCCCCTTTGCAAAGGACTATGGGATTGACCTGAAAAACATTGCTGGTCGATATCAGCAATATCTAACAGCCCGCATTGGCATGGCCGAAACCACAGCTCAAACGGCCGAACAAAGGGCACAGCGTGCCGAAACCGCGGTGCAGAACGCCGAACAGAGGGTGCAGCAGGCCGAAACTGCGGCGCAGAACGCCGAACAGAGGGCACAGCGTGCCGAAACTGCGGTGCAGAACGCCGAACAGAGGGTGCAGCGTGCCGAAACCGCGGCGCAGAGCGCCGAACAGAGGGCACAGCGTGCCGAAACTGCGGTGCAGAACGCCGAACAGAGGGTGCAGCAGGCCGAAACCGCGGCGCAGAGCGCCGAACAGAGGGCACAGCGTGCCGAAACTGCGGTGCAGAACGCCGAACAGAGGGTGCAGCGTGCCGAAACCGCGGCGCAGAGCGCCGAACAGAGGGCACAGCGTGCCGAAACTGCGGTGCAGAACGCCGAACAGAGGGTGCAGCAGGCCGAAATTGCGGTGCAGAACGCCGAACAGAGGGTGCAGCGTGCCGAAACCGCGGCGCAGAGCGCCGAACAGAGGGTGCAGCAGGCCGAAACTGCGGTGCAGAACGCCGAACAGAGGGTGCAGCAGGCCATTGCCATACATCAGGCCGTGCTCAATAGTCGGTCCTGGCGAACAACCGCACCGCTCAGGTGGATGAGTACGGCAATACGCTGGGTTGGACGTGGCAGTCGTGCTTGGATCACCCTCGCCCCCGGAAGCAGACCCCGAAGGACCGCACGACAGGCCGCAATGCACCTCAAGTTGTATGTTGCCCGCCGCCCACGCCTCAAAACACTGGTCCTGCGTTGCCTGGAACCCTTCCCTCAATTAAAGGCGCATCTGAGGTTACTTGGCAACCATCCAGTTCGCTTACAGCATCGACAAAACCTTGTAGATCAGAAGCCACTTTCCGACAATTGTCAAGCTTCCCCGTTAAATAGGCAAAAAGATGGGGACCAAAAGCAACTTTCCCCCCGCGCCTGTCAAATTTATAATGATTTAAAAAAGGCCATCGAACGATGGCACAAGGAGCCAGTCTGA
- a CDS encoding phosphomannomutase/phosphoglucomutase: MTLSCFKAYDIRGKLGSELNEDIARRIGRAFGEHLCARRVVVGSDVRLSSEALKAVVTEGLLDAGTDVIDIGLVGTEEVYFAAFYLDVDGGIEITASHNPIDYNGMKLVRGGARPISGDTGLKEIQRLAEENAFSAPVQRGKQSSLSILEPYVDHLLRYIAPSRIQPLKLVVNAGNGAAGHVLDALECRFRELAVPLQMIKIHHQPDGTFPHGIPNPLLPENRAATSEAVIAHRADMGLAWDGDFDRCFFFDEHGRFIEGYYVVGLLAAAFLAHASGAKIIHDPRLTWNTIDIVSKAGGIPIQSKTGHAFIKERMRAENAIYGGEMSAHHYFRDFAYCDSGMIPWLLVAELMSTTGKPLSSLVNDREALYPCSGEINYRVADTLAAIRAVESHFATLKPAVDRTDGISLDFTQWRMNLRASNTEPLLRLNVESRGDAVLIDECVRKVEKIIRDAA, from the coding sequence ATGACTCTTTCCTGTTTCAAGGCTTATGACATTCGAGGCAAACTCGGTTCCGAGCTGAACGAGGACATCGCCCGTCGCATTGGCCGGGCGTTTGGGGAACACCTGTGCGCCCGTCGGGTGGTTGTCGGGAGTGACGTTCGCCTGAGCAGCGAGGCGCTCAAGGCCGTCGTGACCGAGGGGTTGCTCGATGCCGGGACCGATGTGATCGATATAGGCCTCGTCGGCACGGAGGAGGTGTATTTTGCCGCCTTTTATCTCGATGTGGATGGAGGAATCGAAATAACCGCCAGCCACAACCCTATCGACTATAACGGCATGAAACTGGTCCGTGGTGGGGCTCGCCCCATCAGCGGCGATACCGGCCTCAAGGAAATCCAACGACTGGCTGAAGAGAACGCCTTTTCAGCCCCGGTACAACGGGGCAAGCAAAGCAGCCTGTCCATCCTCGAACCGTATGTCGACCACCTGCTCCGTTATATTGCCCCATCCCGGATCCAGCCACTTAAACTGGTGGTCAACGCAGGCAACGGTGCCGCCGGCCATGTCTTGGACGCTCTTGAATGTCGATTCCGTGAACTGGCCGTGCCGTTACAGATGATCAAGATCCACCATCAGCCAGACGGGACCTTTCCCCATGGCATTCCCAATCCGTTGCTGCCGGAAAACCGCGCCGCCACCAGCGAGGCCGTCATCGCCCATCGGGCGGACATGGGTCTGGCCTGGGATGGTGATTTCGATCGCTGCTTTTTTTTCGACGAACACGGCCGTTTCATCGAGGGGTACTATGTTGTTGGATTGCTGGCCGCCGCATTCCTGGCCCATGCGTCCGGCGCAAAGATCATACATGACCCGCGGCTGACTTGGAATACCATCGATATCGTCAGTAAAGCTGGCGGCATTCCCATTCAAAGCAAGACCGGCCACGCCTTCATCAAGGAACGCATGCGCGCGGAAAACGCCATTTACGGTGGAGAAATGAGCGCCCATCATTATTTTCGCGATTTTGCCTACTGTGATAGCGGCATGATCCCCTGGCTTCTGGTGGCCGAACTGATGAGCACCACCGGCAAGCCGTTGTCCAGCCTGGTCAATGACCGCGAAGCCCTGTATCCCTGCAGCGGGGAGATCAATTATCGGGTCGCTGATACCTTGGCCGCCATCCGCGCGGTGGAGAGCCATTTTGCCACCCTCAAGCCGGCTGTCGATCGAACCGACGGGATCAGTCTGGATTTTACTCAGTGGCGGATGAATCTGCGCGCTTCCAACACCGAGCCGTTGCTGCGCCTGAATGTCGAGTCGCGCGGCGATGCTGTGCTGATAGACGAGTGTGTGCGGAAAGTCGAAAAGATCATTAGAGACGCAGCCTGA